One Oscillatoria salina IIICB1 DNA segment encodes these proteins:
- a CDS encoding phycobiliprotein lyase, protein MDAMEFFQRSAGKWRSQRVTHHLAFRRAESGGSEIFVEPLAADNPKVIEICKLHDVDPSLAVGGAFVSWDGSMDWDKEGEEHKGTTVFSLVPDPDNPKKGRLLRERGYAEIVPVAGRYEIDDEEALVLVTDYETMSTTERFWFASPDLRLRTSTVTRFGGFSTATFCAESRIDDTATAKGDSNSTSKQLEPICGW, encoded by the coding sequence ATGGACGCAATGGAATTTTTCCAGCGTAGTGCTGGTAAATGGCGATCGCAGCGCGTCACTCATCATCTCGCTTTCCGACGTGCTGAGTCAGGTGGTTCGGAAATTTTTGTCGAACCCCTCGCTGCGGACAACCCGAAAGTAATCGAAATCTGTAAGCTACACGATGTTGACCCTAGTTTAGCTGTGGGTGGAGCTTTTGTAAGCTGGGATGGTTCGATGGATTGGGATAAAGAAGGAGAAGAACATAAAGGAACGACCGTTTTTTCGCTCGTTCCCGATCCCGATAATCCCAAAAAAGGACGACTTTTGCGCGAACGAGGCTATGCAGAAATTGTACCCGTCGCTGGTCGTTATGAAATCGATGACGAAGAAGCTTTAGTTTTAGTCACCGACTACGAAACCATGAGTACAACTGAACGCTTTTGGTTTGCTAGTCCAGACTTACGTTTGCGCACTAGCACCGTCACGCGCTTTGGTGGGTTTAGTACCGCTACCTTCTGCGCTGAAAGTCGAATTGACGACACAGCAACCGCAAAAGGCGATTCTAACTCAACTTCCAAACAACTAGAGCCGATCTGTGGTTGGTAA
- a CDS encoding phycobilisome rod-core linker polypeptide, with translation MALPLLEYSPSSQNQRVAGYDSVSNEEQPYIYSTELRSPGAEMDEVIWAAYRQIFSEHQILKYNRQTVLESQLRYGQLNVRDFIRGLATCEAFRRLNYEPNDNYRFVELCVQRILGRDVYNEREKIAWSIVLVTKGLTGFIDTLLDSEEYLNNFGYDKVPYQRRRVLLQHDSGETPFNLKTPRYGEYHRGQLGFPQIVWQNPVRRFIPQDKIARAGDPSQFLGMARGLNAQNNTTPKVGAGNIDYLSKVPYRRR, from the coding sequence GTGGCTCTTCCTTTATTGGAATACTCGCCTTCGAGCCAAAATCAGCGTGTAGCTGGATACGATTCAGTCTCTAACGAAGAGCAACCCTACATCTATTCCACAGAGTTGCGCTCCCCAGGGGCTGAAATGGACGAAGTGATTTGGGCAGCTTATCGCCAAATCTTCAGCGAACATCAAATTCTCAAATACAATCGTCAGACGGTTCTGGAATCGCAGTTACGCTATGGTCAGCTTAACGTTCGCGATTTTATTCGCGGATTAGCGACTTGCGAAGCATTCCGACGCTTGAACTACGAACCAAACGATAACTACCGTTTCGTTGAGCTTTGCGTCCAACGCATTCTTGGTCGTGATGTTTACAACGAGCGCGAAAAAATTGCTTGGTCGATTGTTTTAGTTACCAAAGGTCTGACGGGCTTCATCGATACTTTGCTTGACAGCGAAGAGTATCTGAACAACTTTGGTTATGACAAAGTTCCTTATCAGCGTCGGCGGGTTTTGTTGCAGCATGATAGTGGCGAAACACCTTTCAACCTGAAGACACCTCGTTATGGTGAATATCATCGAGGTCAGCTTGGTTTCCCCCAAATCGTTTGGCAGAACCCAGTGCGCCGCTTTATTCCCCAAGACAAGATTGCCAGAGCGGGCGATCCTTCTCAATTCTTGGGTATGGCACGCGGGCTAAACGCTCAAAACAACACCACGCCGAAAGTTGGTGCAGGAAATATCGATTATTTGTCGAAAGTTCCTTACCGCAGAAGATAG
- a CDS encoding RluA family pseudouridine synthase yields MRLDRYLASQLTDLSRSRLQSLIESGNVTLNGAVCTEKKTKVKTSDAICVSIPANKPLELEPEAIPLDILYEDDALIILNKPAGLVVHPAPGHESGTLVNALLAHCHDLAGIGGVERPGIVHRLDKDTTGAIAVAKTDFAHQHLQAQLKAKTAQREYWGIVYGRPATNEGTIDQPIGRHPVDRKKMAIAPLDKNGRNAVTHWRVIEELGNYTLMEFRLETGRTHQIRVHSSHIGHPIVGDRTYSSNRSVKVNLSGQALHARKLSLIHPVTEKEIEAIAPLPAEFTKLLDVLRRRI; encoded by the coding sequence ATGCGTTTAGATCGTTATCTTGCTTCTCAGTTAACGGATTTGTCCCGATCGCGTCTCCAAAGTTTAATCGAGTCTGGTAATGTTACCTTAAATGGGGCTGTCTGTACCGAAAAAAAGACGAAGGTAAAAACTTCAGATGCTATCTGTGTCTCAATTCCCGCTAACAAACCTCTAGAATTAGAGCCAGAAGCGATTCCTTTAGATATTCTCTATGAAGATGATGCGCTGATTATTCTCAACAAACCTGCGGGTTTAGTAGTTCATCCTGCGCCGGGACATGAAAGTGGTACGCTTGTCAATGCTTTGTTAGCACATTGTCACGATTTGGCGGGGATTGGTGGGGTGGAACGTCCGGGAATTGTTCACCGTTTGGATAAGGATACCACGGGCGCGATCGCCGTAGCGAAGACAGATTTTGCCCACCAGCACTTACAAGCACAGCTAAAGGCGAAAACAGCCCAAAGAGAGTATTGGGGCATCGTCTACGGTCGTCCAGCCACAAATGAGGGGACGATTGACCAACCGATCGGTCGTCATCCAGTTGACCGCAAAAAAATGGCGATCGCGCCTCTCGACAAAAACGGACGTAACGCTGTCACCCACTGGCGAGTTATCGAAGAATTGGGTAACTATACCTTAATGGAATTTCGTCTGGAAACCGGACGGACGCACCAAATTCGCGTTCATAGCAGTCACATCGGTCATCCGATCGTCGGCGATCGCACTTACAGTTCTAATCGTTCTGTCAAAGTAAACTTATCAGGACAAGCACTACACGCGAGAAAACTATCCTTGATCCATCCCGTCACCGAAAAAGAGATAGAAGCGATCGCGCCCTTACCCGCCGAATTTACCAAATTACTCGACGTACTACGACGACGAATTTAA
- the msrP gene encoding protein-methionine-sulfoxide reductase catalytic subunit MsrP, whose product MTFIHISKPWQIPESKLTSEKAYFNRRRFIKSIIGASIGGSILTTTGCQKSSSQTALEATLDTPKLKPVRTNPTFTESELDRPLTNNLVAGQYNNFYEFGGNKRIWMNAQNLPTEDWQVKVTGLVKKPRNYDLDDIKKRFSLEERNYRFRCVEAWSMALPWIGFPMKAIIEDVEPTSKAKFVKFSSFYDPEITTGPTLHFGSLPWPYTESLSIEEMANELAFFAVGIYGKELPKQHGAPIRAVLPWKYGFKGAKSIVKIEFVETQPATFWHTTVPNEYDYIANVNPDKPHPRWSQASEKFIGESSEIAWVRKQTLPYNGYGEFVASLYS is encoded by the coding sequence ATGACCTTCATTCACATATCCAAACCCTGGCAAATACCCGAATCAAAACTAACCTCAGAAAAAGCCTACTTCAACCGTCGCCGCTTCATCAAAAGCATCATCGGAGCTAGCATCGGCGGCAGCATACTCACCACTACAGGCTGTCAAAAATCATCCTCACAAACTGCTTTAGAAGCAACCTTAGACACACCAAAATTAAAGCCAGTTAGAACTAACCCCACTTTCACCGAATCCGAATTAGACCGACCATTAACTAACAATCTCGTAGCCGGACAATACAACAACTTTTATGAATTTGGCGGCAACAAAAGGATTTGGATGAATGCCCAAAATTTACCTACCGAAGATTGGCAAGTAAAAGTAACTGGATTAGTAAAAAAACCTCGCAACTACGACCTCGACGACATCAAAAAAAGATTTTCTTTAGAAGAACGAAATTATCGCTTTCGTTGCGTAGAAGCTTGGTCAATGGCACTTCCTTGGATTGGTTTCCCGATGAAAGCAATTATTGAAGACGTAGAACCAACTTCTAAAGCAAAATTTGTTAAATTTAGCTCTTTTTACGACCCAGAAATCACCACCGGACCAACTCTACATTTTGGTTCCCTCCCTTGGCCCTATACCGAGTCTTTAAGTATTGAAGAAATGGCGAATGAATTAGCCTTTTTTGCTGTGGGAATATATGGCAAAGAATTGCCAAAACAACATGGTGCGCCAATTCGCGCAGTTTTGCCTTGGAAATATGGTTTTAAGGGCGCAAAATCGATTGTTAAAATTGAGTTTGTCGAAACACAACCAGCAACATTTTGGCATACAACTGTCCCGAATGAATACGATTATATTGCTAACGTAAATCCCGATAAACCTCATCCCCGTTGGTCGCAAGCAAGCGAAAAATTTATCGGTGAATCTTCAGAAATTGCTTGGGTACGCAAACAGACTTTACCTTACAATGGTTATGGTGAATTTGTCGCTAGTTTATATAGTTAA
- a CDS encoding coiled-coil domain-containing protein, with protein MARLNNKAWQFLCAEVERCAANNPATGDVSRDLVLKRLEKMRVGKGALATEAEIREVVIDLFPNFSEKAIKSAAKANKGFSPLMIIPSLGLGLVGLAGLIWLVNLPYPMIRRPVAKTAPILLLPSYMSMDHNYREAIANVEQADQLVNKATSLADFQLGAEKVKQSQEHLNALPVWFLGYEPKAYCTFFGCSWKFTVDEFQQARAKIGRMEAQIFQETNAMTQLEEGETSLNQAKSQYEQAKNTQEQKSAIAAWQSALDTLEQLPSTTLAAKNAQSKLNAYQRDFQAVTGEVSASQRSDTIIAAAKQYAIAAAQASQNPPHPVAKWKQIEDLWKQAIQQLSQIRLEDSSYLEAQTLLASYQVNLNQIQLRREAETAAVTAFERAQSQTQSLLAATPDDPNLVDRPRTAAKLQAIINELSKVQNGTTVYPQAQEQLIFAQNKLKQLQ; from the coding sequence ATGGCTCGTCTGAATAATAAAGCTTGGCAATTTCTTTGTGCGGAAGTGGAAAGATGTGCTGCAAATAATCCTGCTACGGGTGATGTTTCTCGCGATCTTGTTTTGAAGCGGTTGGAAAAGATGCGAGTAGGGAAGGGGGCGTTAGCTACTGAGGCTGAAATACGGGAAGTTGTAATCGATCTTTTTCCAAATTTTAGTGAGAAGGCGATTAAGTCAGCAGCTAAGGCGAATAAGGGTTTTAGTCCTTTGATGATTATCCCATCTCTAGGGTTAGGTTTGGTGGGTTTGGCGGGGCTAATTTGGCTGGTTAATTTACCTTACCCGATGATTCGCCGTCCGGTGGCAAAAACGGCACCAATTTTGCTGTTACCAAGTTATATGAGTATGGATCATAATTATCGGGAGGCGATCGCTAATGTTGAACAAGCAGATCAACTTGTGAATAAAGCAACGAGTTTGGCTGATTTTCAACTTGGTGCGGAAAAGGTGAAGCAGTCACAAGAACATCTGAATGCACTTCCGGTTTGGTTTCTGGGCTATGAACCAAAAGCTTATTGTACTTTTTTTGGTTGTAGTTGGAAGTTTACGGTGGATGAGTTTCAGCAAGCGCGGGCGAAAATTGGACGCATGGAAGCGCAAATTTTCCAGGAAACTAATGCGATGACTCAACTTGAGGAAGGGGAGACGAGTTTAAATCAAGCTAAGAGTCAGTATGAACAAGCTAAAAATACTCAGGAACAAAAAAGTGCGATCGCGGCTTGGCAGTCTGCTCTTGATACTTTGGAACAACTGCCTTCTACTACTCTAGCGGCAAAAAATGCACAAAGTAAACTCAATGCTTATCAGCGCGATTTTCAGGCGGTTACTGGCGAAGTTTCCGCAAGTCAACGTAGTGATACTATTATCGCTGCTGCAAAACAATATGCGATCGCCGCAGCCCAAGCTAGTCAAAATCCTCCCCATCCGGTTGCAAAGTGGAAACAAATTGAGGATTTGTGGAAACAAGCTATCCAACAATTATCACAAATTCGTTTAGAAGATTCTAGTTACCTCGAAGCCCAAACTTTACTCGCTAGCTATCAGGTAAACTTAAATCAAATCCAGTTACGGCGAGAAGCTGAAACTGCTGCTGTGACTGCTTTTGAACGCGCCCAAAGCCAAACCCAAAGTTTGCTCGCTGCTACTCCTGATGACCCTAATTTAGTCGATCGTCCTCGTACCGCCGCTAAATTACAAGCAATTATTAACGAATTGTCTAAGGTGCAAAATGGTACAACTGTTTACCCTCAAGCACAAGAACAATTAATTTTTGCCCAAAATAAACTTAAGCAACTTCAGTAA